Below is a genomic region from Paenibacillus rhizovicinus.
GCTGGGTTATATCCATTTGCTGACCGTGAAGGAAACGAACGCGCAGCTTGCGGATCTCGGTCCGGAGCCGTTCGACGGCAGACTGACGCTGGAAGCTTTCAAAGCGCGTTTCAAGAGCAAACGAGGTTCCTTAAAGAATTCGTTGGTGGATCAGCATGTAATTGCCGGCATCGGCAACTGCTACGCCGACGAGATCGCCTTCGAAGCTGAAATTCGGCCGGACGTGCGGATTTCGGCAATCGATCCGGAAGCCTGGGAGCGCATATACAATGCCATGCACGCGGTGTTGAAGGACGCCGTCGCGCATGGCGGCTACATGGAACTGCCGCTGACGAACGACGATACATTGACCGGCGGGTACAATGAGCGCTGCCGCGTTTATGACCGCGGCGGGGAACCTTGCTTGCGCTGCGATGGCACGATCGTCCAGACAGAACTGAATTC
It encodes:
- a CDS encoding Fpg/Nei family DNA glycosylase, producing MPEYPEMEHYRRLLAERIAGQPITKVLVTRPKSINVPVETFEQELVGRTVWFVERRGKMILFHLDNGKRLLLHLMLGGLIRYESHTLLTPEGLPHERPDRTVQVTIGFPAGDLCFIGLRLGYIHLLTVKETNAQLADLGPEPFDGRLTLEAFKARFKSKRGSLKNSLVDQHVIAGIGNCYADEIAFEAEIRPDVRISAIDPEAWERIYNAMHAVLKDAVAHGGYMELPLTNDDTLTGGYNERCRVYDRGGEPCLRCDGTIVQTELNSRKLFYCPSCQKEG